The genomic stretch CCTGCAGCGAAGACCGGAGGAAATAACATCACCACTGGTGGCAACTATCAAGGTGGTGATAATAATAGAGGGTTTGGGAGAGGAAACTGGGGCAGGGGTAATGCAGGAATGGGAAATAGGGGTCCTGTTGGTCCAATGAGAAACAGGGGTGCTGGAGTGGGTGGGAGAGGCATCATGGGTAATGGGGGCAATGGTTTTGGCCAGGGTATTGGCGGTACCCCTCCATTATTACACCCTCAGTCGATGATGGGTCAAGGTTTTGATCCAGCTTTTGGTGGACCGATGGGTAGGATGGGGAGCTATGGTGGCTTCCCTGGTGCTCCTACTCCTCCATTTTCTGGTATAATGCCTTCATTCCCTGGTGGGCCTATGGGAGGTGTCGGCTTACCTGGGGTAGCTCCTCATGTGAATCCTGCATTTTTTGGGAGAGGGATGCCGATGAATGCAATGGGGATGATGCCCACATCTGGTGTTGAGGGACCTAACATGGGGATGTGGTCTGATCCTAATATGGGTGGATGGGGCGGTGATGATCATGGTGGGGGTCGAGCAGGTGAGTCCAGTTATGGGGAAGAAGCTGCTTCTGATCATCAGTATGGTGAGGTGAGTCATGATAGAGGAGGGGGTTGGCCACCCAACAAGGAAAAGGATAGGAGTTTTGAGAGGGACTGGTCAGGTTCTTCTGACAGAAGATACAGGGATGATAGAGATCCGGGCTATGACAGAGAAATGCCTAGAGAGAAGGATGTGGGTCATGATCATGAGTGGTCAGAGAGGAGGCCCCGTGAGGATAGAGATATCAGTAGAGAACGTGACAGAGAACGTGATAGGGACAGGGAACGTTCCCGTGATCGTGATCGTGACAGAGATAGGGAGAGGGACCGGGAAAGGGACAGGGAACGAGACCGGGATCGGTACAGGGAGGACAGAGACAGATATGCGGATCATTATAGGCATAGGGACCGTGAGCCAGAGCATGATGATGAGTATGAAAGAGGGCGGTCCTCAAGAACTCATAGCAAGTCAAGAGTATTGCAAGAGGAGGACCATCGCTCAAAATCAAGGGATGCTGATTATGGAAAGAGGCGTCGCCTTACCTCTGAATAATTTCTTTGTTCTCGTTCCCATCAAGAATGGGAAGAAACAAAACAGAGAGATGCATGCCTATCCAGTTCGTCTTCTGATGCTTTTGTGGGTTCTTCATCTATTGGACAGTAGTCCTGTAAATGGGG from Rhodamnia argentea isolate NSW1041297 chromosome 2, ASM2092103v1, whole genome shotgun sequence encodes the following:
- the LOC115728226 gene encoding uncharacterized PE-PGRS family protein PE_PGRS54, which encodes MDEGEGGYGEGGDQMDQFHRNEAISAVADEGFLVEEDDDYEDLYNDVNVGENFLQTMRKNEDLGFRNDAVEEKKIEPPMVPPESSHGVSIPGVGGGESGVVGGVVDGGGDSRVSGYQNQGFRGNEMKGPSASGLVVGQQRSGGLRVELGPVSSKVNEMELQSGSRSDVGPQGIGQQPHAGGVGNVANVGSIPTTGNEVLARQSGGGAVKGVGGNGMVNPGVNNVSAGAVAVTVAGASASVGTNVGGGAGGGGGTILFVGDLHWWTTDAELEGELCKYGPVKEVKFFDEKASGKSKGYCQVEFYDPAAATSCKEGMNGHVFNGRPCVVAFASPYSVKRMGEAQVNRNQQMAQAALSQARRGPNEPAAKTGGNNITTGGNYQGGDNNRGFGRGNWGRGNAGMGNRGPVGPMRNRGAGVGGRGIMGNGGNGFGQGIGGTPPLLHPQSMMGQGFDPAFGGPMGRMGSYGGFPGAPTPPFSGIMPSFPGGPMGGVGLPGVAPHVNPAFFGRGMPMNAMGMMPTSGVEGPNMGMWSDPNMGGWGGDDHGGGRAGESSYGEEAASDHQYGEVSHDRGGGWPPNKEKDRSFERDWSGSSDRRYRDDRDPGYDREMPREKDVGHDHEWSERRPREDRDISRERDRERDRDRERSRDRDRDRDRERDRERDRERDRDRYREDRDRYADHYRHRDREPEHDDEYERGRSSRTHSKSRVLQEEDHRSKSRDADYGKRRRLTSE